The following nucleotide sequence is from Pochonia chlamydosporia 170 chromosome 4, whole genome shotgun sequence.
CAGAATAGACTCGGAATATTTCCTGTGCTCGTCCTCGCGCTTCTTGAGGTCAGAAGGCGGCGAGGAAATGAACTTGACACATAGGGGTAGCCATTCCGTGTTAAACACATTGGCAAGCTCATTAATTTTCTTCATGGGACCAGCACCAGGAGTTGGGGAGCTTGCGTCAACATTAGAAGTGCTGTCGCGGGGACTGCTAGCAGAGTCGCCGTCAGTCTTGGgccccttcttcttcttcttcttgttcttgcgACGACCTGACTGGGTGTCATTGACAATAACCATTTCCTCCTCGCTGCTTTCGTCCCGGATGTCGGCAAGGACCGCCATCAACTCGCTCTTGTTCTTGACTCCATAATCCCGCACAGGCGCGGCTGCTTCTTTGAGCTGGCGACCTTTGTAAAGGAGTTTAATGCGGGGAATTGCGCGATCGGACAAGTCCATCATTAGTCCGATGCGGTCTCGCACGTCTTTCACACGCAGCTTGCCATCTCCGATAGAATATGCTGGGAAATGTGCAGGGTATGTTACGCCTTTGTTTTTAATAATCAGGACATCGTCTTCTGGCGGAGAGCCACCCGGTCGTGTTCCGAGATAGGCGGATGGATCTTCCAAGTCTTGTGACGTGATATAGCTGAAGTCGTCGTCTGTCACAGCAGGGATTCCGCCCGGCATGGAGCTGTACGGAGAGCTCTGCTCACGGTTAAGCGACCAGCCATATCTCGACATGGTGAGAGGCAGGGCGACAAGAGCTGCCAGGCTGCTGTAAACAAGGCCAGGAGGAACACCCAAGGTCTCCGAGATGTACTCGTTGGACCCTTGAAAGGCCGTCGAGAGATTGACCAGCGTGCCGTTCAAGTACGAGGTCAGATTTTGGAGGGCACCAGAGGATGCCGCGATGGGCTGGCTGGAATCCACCTTGTCGTCGGTTGGTGAGGTTGGCCCGATAAGGTCACCTCTTCGTCGGTTTCAACAAATGTTACAAACTGAGGACTGAGGCTGGACTACAACGATGGTTCTTGTAATTTCGGCGGGGGTTAAATACGTCTGAGAGGCACCGGCGACCGCGACCGCAGTTTGTCAGTTGGCGGCGTTTCCGAGTGCTTCGTGATGTTGGATGCTCGACGTTTAATGCTGTGCAATTATAGTCGTTCCATGCAAGAGGACTGGGCTTGCCCCAGCTTGGATTATTCTCGGGGCGAAAGGTTGTTCTCGCGATTGCAAAGACAACCAAGGTTCGTGGGTGTGTCGATCCGGATGGATTCTGATGTTCCTGGTAAGGAATCAAGATTGGAGAGATCTTCCCGTCTGGCATTAAAAGTTTGGGCGGGCGAGGGGAGGAGGCTCAAATCCTAGCGCATTCTAGGGGTCCAAGGTcaggtgatgatgacaagTGGTCATGTCGCAAGGCTGAGCAGTTGGAGAACCTACCTAACACGAGACTGCGGCAGAGGGTCAGAAGGATCATTCGAAGACAAGTTTGTTATTATGTCCAGGTTTTGGGTTTTGGATGGCTTGCGAGTGAAAAACTTGCAACAAGCGTTTGGATCGCAGGTTTTTGAAAGCTGTCATGACCATTCCCCTTACCCTGTACACCAGTCCACGACAGAATCCGCATAAAAAACGACTGTTTGACAAAGATTGCGGAATACGGCACTGGTTCTTTCTTCCTAATGGAGTCCGCTTGCTAAATGTGTAACCATTTTTGGTGCCACGACAACTGGAAGAAAatggtgtgtttgttgcaAGAGTGATACATGAACCCGATAGGTTACCAGATGGGAACAGCACAAGCCTTTGAAGATGCCGGGCGGCTTTGATGGTAACACCCCACGACTGTTCTTTGTAGACAAACAAGTGCTCGACTGCAGCAAAAGAATAAATAGCCCTGCTTAGACAATGGAGATTTATGGCTATTTATACATCTGCTTAGCAAAAATGATGAATACTCTAACATTTCAGGTGCTAAATCCTGGTGTCTCCCGCGGCATCACCGTGGTTGGCTAAATATAACCagacatgaagaagagcacTTGAGCCTATAAGTAGTATCAATAAATATTACTCGAGCTCACCTAGTGGTGTCTATTTGAATAACATACCATGTGCTGCTTCAGTTGGAAACCATCTGTCCATTACTCGGTCATCCATGGGTGGACACACGCAGTGCACAATTCCAGAATATTCGCCGAGGTTACAGTGACGtcaagcaacattgaaggatcAATTGAGCCATTCGCTGTAGTTGAAGTGGAGGGCCTTCTAAAGTTGGTGGCACCAGGCGGTGCAGTGTTGTCTCGTcagcaccaggccagactcATGCTGGCTACGATCTGGTCTAGGGCAGCCAGGCACTTGATTTGCAATGGCCTCCAAATGGCACCGCCACCCATTCTGCATTATTCCCACCAACCCAGGCGAGTGATGGCCACTAATTCGGCAATCTTGCtgcagatgtctggtccgtcttCCAGTACGATCCGGCCTTGCCAGGTGGCCAGCCAGCCGTTGGATGAATGGCGACTGGAGCCTGCTTCGCGaaaccttgaccttgaccaccaAAACGCAACCAGACGGCACACACCCCCTCCAGCCACGGCATTGCATCATGAAGCCATGGCGTCCCACCCGCCGCCCTAGCGCCAGACATTTACCAATCCCAACTCTTCAATGTCCTCATTGATTCCATTCAACCCTCCACGTCCAGACTTTACTTGCGTCTCCATTGACACATTGACAAATCCCTTTGACGTCTGCTCCGAAGCCCCCCTCTTGTTCCGCATAAATTCAAATCCCGGTCCCTTCCGCCCAGAGTATTTAGTATCAAGACCATCCACTCCCTGCGCTTTCGCTGCAATTCCTTTGCAGCAATAACGCCTCATGTTTAACGTATTCCGAcacttcttttcctccttcGCTCATCCCAGTCccgcagccatggcagaagcAAACACCAAGGTCCAGCAGATCATTAAGGACAACGCTGTTGGTACGTATACCCACGTCCCGCCGAGGCTGTCGCAAACTTGATACAGCGGCAGCTGGCAATGGTCCTTGAAACTCCATAGCTAACGTTTCATGACAGtcgtcttctccaagtcCTACTGCCCGTACTGTCGCGCCACCAAGCAGGTGCTCAGCAAGATTGGCGCCGACTTTAAGGCTTACGAGCTTGACCAGCTTCGTATGTTGCCCTCAACCTTATCTTTTGCAACTTTAGATGGAAGAAACTAACCAATGGTGCAATCCAGCCGACGGCGCTGCTATGCAGGACGCTCTCGAGGAAATCACTGGCCAGCGCACCGTTCCCAACGtccacatcaaccacaagCACATTGGTGGCAACTCTGACGTCCAAGACCTTTACAAGTCTGGCcagttggagaagttgttgaaggagtCTGGGGCGCTTAAGGCGTAAGAACAGGGCCACTTCATTTTGAATTTTTGATCACGCAAAAAGCAGAAAATGTGTAGAACGGAACGCAATGGCTGatttgttttgttttttcaATGTCTTCAGGGCGAGGCTTTGATAGATGAGTAGACATACATTGGCGACCGACATGTGTACAGATTATGAgaggttttttttttgaaacATACCCGGGTTTGAAGGACTTGTTTGATAGAAGTGGAATATACATTGGCAATTAAGCCTGAGCGGATATGAATCTTTGGCACCATATTTTGTGCTTCTACTGTACAATTGGACTGTCGTCTCGTACACCCTGCCTGGAAATTTGTCGAGACTATGCTTACAAGATCTGTGTAGCTACGGTGCCGACAGGTCGTTCCACAAACTCCATAATCCCCTCGATGATATTCTCCCTCGCCCCCTCAGAAGCAACCTTATTTCCTGCTAGATAATTCAACCACAACAGCCTGGATAGTCTCTCATCTGAGACGGTGCCCATCACACTCCTATCCTTCTGTTGCTTATGGTCCCCGTCTCCGTAGAGGACGACCAATTTCCCCTGCGCGTCACGCGACAACAAGagttccttcttctttggaaCCTGCCCTCGGTTGAAAAAGCCCTTGAAATCCTTCATAGCCGCACCAAATGCCTCGTCGTTGTAAGCCTTGTCGCGGCTTGAACGGGCTTGAACGGCTCGCACAAACCCATCTCTGAGATGGTGGAAGTCGGTGTCGCGAACGGGCACGATGCGGAATGCGCTGCGGCACCCGGCTTCCTGCAGGATAGAATCCCACGTTTGCTCGCCTTCAGTAGCATCGCGCAGCGCCTTGCGGAGCGCATCCTTCTCAGAAGGAATCAGCGTGGTAGCCAGCGGGTTGATCTTCTTGACGAGGTAGTGCTGCAGCCGCTCGATATCTTGCGTAGCGACGTAGAATCCCACCAGGTAAACCTGAATGCCGATAAATGTGACGGTCCTCATGCCCAGCCCGACAAGCGTATATTCTACACCCGCATCATTGGACACGGATGCGGCGATGGGTCCCTCAGCGGAAGAACTCCCAGGCAGGTCGAGATCCATGGTACGAGGAAACACCGGAACGACACTATATCCCGTGGGA
It contains:
- a CDS encoding BAG domain-containing protein (similar to Metarhizium robertsii ARSEF 23 XP_007820699.2) codes for the protein MSRYGWSLNREQSSPYSSMPGGIPAVTDDDFSYITSQDLEDPSAYLGTRPGGSPPEDDVLIIKNKGVTYPAHFPAYSIGDGKLRVKDVRDRIGLMMDLSDRAIPRIKLLYKGRQLKEAAAPVRDYGVKNKSELMAVLADIRDESSEEEMVIVNDTQSGRRKNKKKKKKGPKTDGDSASSPRDSTSNVDASSPTPGAGPMKKINELANVFNTEWLPLCVKFISSPPSDLKKREDEHRKYSESILQHVLLKLDAVDSEGIPEVRNKRKELVKKVQETLKDLDIAKAS
- a CDS encoding glutaredoxin Grx1 (similar to Metarhizium acridum CQMa 102 XP_007811900.1); its protein translation is MAEANTKVQQIIKDNAVVVFSKSYCPYCRATKQVLSKIGADFKAYELDQLPDGAAMQDALEEITGQRTVPNVHINHKHIGGNSDVQDLYKSGQLEKLLKESGALKA
- a CDS encoding chalcone isomerase, subgroup (similar to Cordyceps militaris CM01 XP_006674270.1), translated to MLRPSRLARPLARASTRPALAPVCHRAFLSQRASTRATQDFDLNKLNNKRRDYEQNRTAFLAAGAIAGVISFIYTAWKLKKALDAQDEKDNAAVKCDSPIPTEAFKTEAGEKRKVVLHDDEGREIVPTGYSVVPVFPRTMDLDLPGSSSAEGPIAASVSNDAGVEYTLVGLGMRTVTFIGIQVYLVGFYVATQDIERLQHYLVKKINPLATTLIPSEKDALRKALRDATEGEQTWDSILQEAGCRSAFRIVPVRDTDFHHLRDGFVRAVQARSSRDKAYNDEAFGAAMKDFKGFFNRGQVPKKKELLLSRDAQGKLVVLYGDGDHKQQKDRSVMGTVSDERLSRLLWLNYLAGNKVASEGARENIIEGIMEFVERPVGTVATQIL